In the Candidatus Binataceae bacterium genome, ACTTCTACGGGATCCGCATTCAAGGAGTTGTTCACTACTTAAAGGGCTACCTTGAACCGAACCCGGTTATGCTGCCCTTGAATATCTTGTCCGAAATGACCCGCTCGTTCTCACTTGCGATGCGCCTCTTCGGCAACATCATGAGCGATGAGCTGGTGATCGCGATTATCCTGTCGCTGGCGGGGCTGCTTGTACCTATCCCGTTCATGGCCTTCGCGATCCTGGTCGGACTGGTGCAGGCATACATTTTCAGCGTTCTCGCCGCGGTTTATATCGGCGGCGGGATCGGCGCGATCGCGAAGTGACGGAGGTCTCGTAATGACGGTTCAGATGTTAAGCATAATCGGCGCGGTGATCGCGGTAGCGGTCGGCTCGATCAGTCCGGCCCTGGCCGAGGGTCGCGCGATCGTCGCCGCGATGGAAGGAATCGCGCGCCAGCCGGAGGCGGCTGGTTCGTTGTCGCGCACGCTGTTCGTCGGCCTCGCGATGATTGAAACGATGGCGATTTATTGTCTCGTTGTCGCGCTGCTGCTGCTGTTTGCCAATCCATTCGCCGTGAAATGAGTTTCAGTTGGTGGACATTCGCTCTGCAAGCAGCGAACTTCCTGGTCCTGGTCTGGCTGCTGCAGCGTTTTCTCTTCAAGCCGGTGAAGACAATCGTCGCGCGGCGCAAGGAAGAGATCTCACGGGCCTTGTCGGAGGTGTCAGCGCAAAAGGAAACCGTCGAGCAACTCAAGCTGGAAACCGAACACAGAAAAGCACAGCTCGAAAGCGAACGTCAGCAACTACTTGATCAGGCTCGCGCGCAGGCCTCAGCCGAACGTCAAAAGGTAATCGACGAAGCTCACGGCGAAGCCAAAAAAATCCGCGATCAATCGCTGGCGCGCCTCGAGCAAGAGCGCACCGCCGCGAGCACTGAACTCTACCAGCAGAGCGCGAATCTCGCGACGAATCTGGCCGAGCATCTGCTCCGCGAATCTACTGATGACTCGATCGAACACCAGTTTCTGGGGCGGGTTACCGCCTATCTCGATCGGATGCCGCCGCAAGAACGCGCGACGCTTCTGGCCGGGTCGAATCCCGAATCTTTGATCGTGACCACCGCGCATCCGCTCGTGGCTCAGCAGCAAACGGAGTGGCGCGCGCAACTGATGAAACGCCTTGGCACTGAGGTAAAAATCGAATTTCAGGACGACACGAATCTCGTTGCCGGTACTGTTCTGACTTTCCCGCACGCAATCCTGCGTTTCAATTGGCGCGACAGCCTGGCCGCGGCGATGAAGGAACTGCGTAGAAATGAGCACCCTGATTGAGTCGGTGAGCACGCGACTGCTCAAAGCGCAGGACGCGATCGATCGGCTTAAAATTGAACCTCAGCTCGACATGATCGGGCGGGTCGAGCGGATCGGCGACGACGTCGCGAGCGTTCGGGGTCTGCCCGATGCGAGGCTCGGCGAATTGCTGCTGTTCGAATGCGCCGACGGCGCCGAGCCGGTCGCTGGGATCGTTCTCACTCTTGATCCCGACTTGATCGGATGTGCACTGCTCTCGTCGGCGGGAGCAGTGGCGGCCGGCAGCCTGGTGCGCGGCACCGGCACCGTCGCCCGTGTTCCTGTAGGCGAGATGCTGCTCGGACGCACGGTCAATGCGCTCGGCGTGGCGCTGGATGGTGGCGCGGCAATCGAAGCTAAATCATTCGAGCCGGTTGAGCGGCCCGCGCCCGCGATCGTCGATCGCGATTTCGTAAACACCGCGCTCAATACCGGTCTTATTGTGATCGACGCGATGGTGCCGCTCGGGCGGGGCCAACGCGAATTGATCATCGGCGATCGCGAAACCGGCAAGACCGCGGTCGCGATCGATACGATGATCAATCAACGCGACACCGAGGTCATCTGCGTTTACTGCGCCGTCGGGCAGAAGACGTCTTCGGTCAACCAGGTGATCGACGCGGTGGAAAAATACGGCGCGCCGCAACGCTGTATCTTTGTTTATGCGCCGGCCGACGACCCGCCGGGCGTTCAGTGGCTGGCGCCGTACGCCGCGTGCTCGATGGCCGAGTATTTTTCCGAGCACGGCGGCGATGCACTGCTGATCATCGACGATCTGAGCAAGCATGCCGTGATCTATCGGCAACTGTCGTTGCTGTTGCGCAATCCTCCCGCGCGCGAGGCATATCCCGGCGACATCTTTTATATACATTCGCGGCTGCTGGAGCGCGCCGCCAAACTCAGTCGTGCTCGTGGTGGAGGTTCTCTCACCGCGCTTCCGATCGCCGCGACCGAGGAAGGCAACTTGTCGGCATACATACCTACGAACCTGATCTCGATCACCGACGGACAAATCGTCCTCGATCCGCGCTTGTTCCACGAAGGACAGAAGCCCGCGGTCAATGTTGGCAGAAGCGTTTCACGGGTCGGAGGAAAAACGCAGTCGCCGGCGATGCGCAAGCTCGCGGAGACTCTGAGACTGGAGTACGCGCAGTTTCTCGAGCTCGAAATCTTCACGCGGTTCGGCGGGATGATCGATGAACGCACGCACGCGATTATCGAGCACGGCCGCCGCATTCGCGCAGTCCTGACTCAGCCGCAATATGAACCGCTCTCGCTCGCTCACCAGGTGGCTTTGTTGATCGCGATTGACGAGAAGTTAATAGATCGCATCCCCCTCGACCGGGCTCAGGACCTGCGCCGGCAGGTAGGGGAATGGCTGAACGGAAAAGGCATCGAATGCGGCCGCCGAATCAACAGCACTGGCGATCTCGACCAGGATAGTCGCCGCGAGCTTGCCTCCGCGGTCGCGGCGATGGCCGGGAGATTGAGCGTGGGCGCTGCAGGTTAGCGGCATGGCCCAGGAACGAGAGATTGCGACGCGGCTGAGATCGCTCGATGAACTCAAGAACATCGTGGCCGCGATTCGAGCGATCGCGGCGTCGCAAATGCAGCAGGCGCTCAGGTCGCTCGAAGCCATACGGAAGTACTCGGAAATGATTCGCGAAGCGCTATCCGATGCCGCCGAGCTGCTGCCGGGCGCTCGCGCTCCCGCTCAGAGATCCGGAAATACCAAGTCCGCGATCATAGTATTCTGCGCCGAACATGGATTGTGCGGCGGGTTCAATGAACAACTGCTCCAGCATCTGACCAAGATCGGCGCGAAACCGTTCGTGTTGATCGTGGTCGGATCGCGCGGAGGTCAAATAAGTCACGAGCGCGGCTTGAAACCGGATCTCGTGCTGCCGATGGCGACCCACTGCGCGGGCGTCACCGCTGCGGCGCGACGCGTTGCGGCGGAGGTATACAGCAGGTTCAGCGACGGAAGAATCACGGAACTCGAAGTGATTTACGCGCAAAACGCCGGCAGTCAGTTCGCTCGAATTGAGCAGCGTCGGCTGCTGCCGCTCGAAGCGCCGCCAATCGGGAAGCGGCCGCTGCCGATGCCCCCGTTGATCAACCTGAGTCCGCAATTGCTGTTCGACGATATCGTGGGCGAATACTTTTTCGCATCGCTCGAGAATGCTGCGATGCAATCGTTCTTCAGTGAGAACTCAACTCGCTTTCGCACGATGGAAGCCGCGCATCAAAATATCGGAAACAAGTCAGAGGATCTCACGAAACTCGCGCGGCGCTTGCGCCAGGAAGCCGTGACCACCGAGATTCTCGATCTCATAAGCGGTGCCGAAGCGCTTTCGTCGACCTGAGACCAACCACAGAGTGCGGTCCGCGCGGCAGGCGGCCAAGCCGCTCGGCGACCGCAGCGGCATCTCAGGCTAGCGAACCGAGATTCAGTGCGATCGTGATCGCGCCGCGTCTGCCGCTGCGCAGCGGGACTTATGCTGTGTCGATGGTTACCATGCAAAAGACCGGGGGCGCTCGATTTGCGGGCTATATCGCGGGACCTGCAGGCTAACGTCGAAACGGTTTTCCGTCGCACGGCGGGATCGCCATCCGGCCGCTCGATTCAATGACTAACTGCTGAATCTGGTGATTCAGATACAGCGTGATAGGAGGATGAATGGCGCCGGTCAGTCTCGAGCTGGATACCAAACAACTCGCCGAGGAATACGAACGAATTTCCCTGGAGCGTCAGTTCCGAACCGGAAAGCGATTGATCGCTGAAATCGGCATCAATCCTGGTGATACGGTTCTCGACATCGGCGCAGGGACAGGGCTTCTCGCCGAATACGTGGCGACGCTGGTGGGCCCGCAAGGCCGCGTCGTTGGAATCGATCCGCTGCCGATGCGGATCGAGATTGCGAATCAGAAAAGTCACTCTCGCCTGAGCTTCAGAGTCGCCGATGCCAACGACCTTGGCGAATTCAGCGAGAACGAGTTTGACGTGGCATACATGAATGCAGTGTTTCACTGGCTGCCCGATAAACGCGGACCACTTCGACAAGTCTTGCGGGTGCTGAAGGAGGGCGGGCGCCTCGGCCTCGCGACCGGAATTAAAGGCAACGCCAACCCGCTGCATGGGATCCGCGAACGCATAATGAAGCGGCCGCCATATAATCAGTATCCGCAGGCAGCGGGCCCGGTGACGTATCGCGTCACGCCCGACGAATTACGCGACTTGCTCACGGAAGCAGGTTTTACAATCGCGAGACTCGAGACCAGGAGTCGCGATTATCCGGAAGCATCGCCCGAAGAGTTGATTCGATTTTCAGAGGCGAGTTCGTTCGGGAATTTTCTGGGTCACCTGCCCGTCGAGCTGCGCGCGGCCGCCCGCGCCGACATAAAGGCTGAGCTCGCCATAGATCCGCCATCACACAACCTTCGCCACGGAATCCTTGCGGTGGCGATCAAGCCCTGATCGAATCGAGCGTCTCGGGCGCGCGCTTGCGCGCGGCCAGGTCGGCGATGATCTGTGTATGGCTTTGCTTGTTGATCCGGCAGAGCAGCATCAGCGCGATTCCCCCGATTGAAAAGAGCGCCGCCCCGGGCCCGCCGGCGAACCCGAGCCATGCCACCGTTCGCTCGGGTAACGCCGCTGCGGCGCCGCGTTCCGCCAGATGCGCCGGGAAGTTGACAAGCTGAAGCAACAGGCCCGCGATCAGCACGCCCATCCCTGTCGCCGCCTTGTTGGCAAACGACCAGCTCGCGAAATAGAGGCCTTCACGCCGGGCGCCGAACAGATGCTCGTGTTCGTCCGCCGCGTCGGGGATGATCGATACGAAGGCGATAATCGACAAGGCCATCATCTATCCCCGCGCCGAGCGCAAGGCCGGCCAATCCGCCCGGCAATCCGCAGACGGCGGTGACGTAAAACAGCACGAAGACGTTGAGCATGCTGCCGACGATCAATTCGACGAGCTGGCCCGCCGCGTAGCCCGTCTTCCGTCCGAGCGGCAGGCGGCCAAGGCGCTCGGCGCCCTTGCCCGCACTGGGTCCTGTATCAGGCACTACCGCGGTTGGCGGCAGCGCCTCTTCGATATTTGTCAGCTGCATTGTTACTTATCTAGAGTGAGCAGTCCGGTTAGAAGCTAAGCATGCGGCGAGCGTTGGAAAGCGTCGCGGCGGCGCCATCCGTAAACAACGATGTGAGCCATGTTTTGAGCGTGGTCACAAACGCGCCGTGATCGATAAGGTCGCCGAAGAGCTTGCGGATGCTCAGCAGCGGGCGCGGGTCGGGGCCGCCGGCAGTGGCTTGCTCGCGCAAAAGATCGGCCATCGGATGAACGACGCTGATCGGCTTTCCGCTCTCGTCCACGCCCGTTACGCGCCGCATCCAGGCGGCGAGCGCGAGTGCCAGCAGATCTACGCTTGCGCCGGCAGCCAGCCGATCGCGAATCGGCTCGAGCAGCAGGTTTATCGGTGCGTCGGCGTTGACCCGATCGACCGTGTCCTTGATCGCCACGTTGCCGAAGCGCTCGATCAGTTGAGCCTTGTACCCATCGAGGTCGACACCCGGCACCGCAGGCAACGTCGGCCCGGTCTCGCGATCCATCAGCGCACTCATGTAGCTGCGCAGCGCGGGGTCGCGGATCGTCTCGTCGATGTATGAGTAGTTCATCAGCCTGCCGAGCCCGGCGATCGCAAGATGGCTGGCATTGAGGAGCCGCAGCTTCATGAATTCATACGGCGCGACATCGGCCACAAATTGCGCGCCGACATCCTCCCACGCCGGACGACCGGCCACGAAATTGTCTTCGATCACCCATTGCCGAAAGCGCTCGCAGAAAATTGGCCAGCGATCGACAAGGTAGAAGCGGGCGGTGAAATCTTCGATTTGCGCGGGCGTGGTGACCGGCGTTATCCGGTCGACCATCGTGCTCGGAAACGCGGCGTTCGCCTCTATCCAGTCAGCCAGCGCCCGATCGCGCCAGCCCGCAAGTGTGAGCACTGCATCCCGCAGCACTATGCCGTTGTGCTGGATATTGTCGCAGGTCAGCGCCGTAAAAGCGCGAGCGTGCGCAGCCATCCGCCGTCGATAGGCTTCGACCAATATTCCTATCGCGCTGCGCGGCGCGTCGGGATGCGCAAGATCATGGACGATAAATGGATGGTCACGGTCGAGTGTCCTGGTCTCGGCGTTGCGGCAATAGCCGTTCTCGGTAACGGTGAGGCTGACGATCCGAATGGCAGGATCGTCGATCACCTCGAGCGCCGCCCGCGAGGACTCGCCAGCGAAGATCACCTCGCAGGCCGATCCAATTACTGTCGCGGTCTCATCTCCGTCCTGCCGCTCGACCAAGGTGTAAAGGGCATCCTGCGGCGCCAGCGCGTCGCGGACTCGCAGGTCCGCCGCGAGCAATCCGACACCAACGATACCCCACTCGGCGGCATCGCCGCGACGTTCCATCAGATCGTGCGTGTAGCGCTCCATGTGCGCACGATGGAAGCCGCCAAAGCCGAGATGCACGATACCCCGACTGACTTTGGCCGGATCGAAGCGCGGACGCGCGATAGTAGCGGGAAGAGCTGCAAGGGTGGCGCGCGAGAGATACATCGGTGTCATTCGGATATGCCGCGTCGTCAGGCCCGCGCCGCGGTCCGCATGATGATCGTCGCGAACTCGTCCCAGAGCGGCTCTGGGATTTCATGGCCCAAGCCTGGAAAGATGTGTAGCTCGGAGGTCTTAAGAAGACGTCCGAGATCCAGGGCCGCTTCGACCTTGATACGACCGTCAGCCCGACCGTGGATTATCGAGGAGGGCATCTCGAGGCCGCCGAGCGCTTCCGGCGTTGACTTCCATCTGATCATCGCCGCGAGCTGGCGCAGCACGCCCTCGGGCGCGTAACAACGGTCATACCCGCGCGTGCCGAGTTCGCGCACCCAGTCCTCATCATAGGGATAAGCCGTCGAGGCCGACGCTCGCTCCCGTTCAATGAACTTCTCAAGCGCCTCCGCGCGTTCGAAGCGCTTGCCGAGTAGCTCGATCGGCTCCTGCTTGTCGGGTTGTACGAAGTAGCCCATATCAAGGCTCGGCGCGGTGTAAATCAGGTTGAGGGACCGCACGCGGGAAGGCTGCGATAGCGCCATGATTTGCGCAATCATTCCGCCCATGGATGCTCCGATCACGTGTGCGCTCGCCAGCCCGAGGTCATCGAGCACCGCGAAACCGTCGGTCGCCATATCCTCCAAGCTATAACCGCCGTCGTATTCGTCCGGGCCGCCGAATTTCTGCGACAGGCCCACGTCACGATTGTCATACAGGATGACAAAGGCGCCGCGGTCGACAAATTTCTGACAGAAGCCCTCGCGCCAGCCGATCAATTGCCAGGTGAAACCCTGAACGAACAGCAAAGGGATACCGCTCGATCCCCGGGTTTCATAATAGATCTCTACGTCGCTTTTGGTCTTTGGCACTCCCTATTCTCCAACTGATGCCGGCCACAGACCTGGTGAGTCGTCCATCACCGCGTCGCAGCTTCGCAGCCAAGGCTAGGATATGGCGTTCTATTGGCAAAATACAAAGCCTCGGAGGAGTCAGCCGCCTCGATGATCTCTTTGGCTATTGGCCGCCCTTCGCTCAAACTGATTCGCGCGATGAGACCGCTACGAAGCACTGCTTTTTGAGTCTTGACAGAGCGTTCAATTTGAAATGCGTCCGAAGCGCCTCGCGTCAAGAGCCAACAAGCACCGGAATCCGAAGAAGAACAACGCTAGTAAGCATCGGTATTTCGTTCGACTGCTAACATCGCTCCCAATTTCTTTCTTTGCGACATGGACGTTGCTTCCGGACGGCTTGATAATCCTGCTGCTCACATCTTTGGGGACTCCCGGTGCGGGGACCTCGTTTTCAACTTCCAACTTGATGATCTCTTTGGGTCCCGGCGCAATGCGAAATGAATTGAAAAAACCTTTTCACCTTGAAAAGGCCTGTGACCATCGCAGCCTCATAAGTTAGCAATTAAAACACTAATTTGTCTGGCACAGCGTATGCTCTGAGATTTCCTGCGGACAGACTAGCTGCGGAGATCTTTCGGTCTGATAGGAGCGCTTAGAATGCTCGATATCGTAGCCTTGATTGCAACACTAGCGTTCTTCGTGATCGCGCTAGCTTACGTGCAAGGATGTGAACGACTATGAATGCGGAAACCTTGCTAGGACTGATTTGCGCCGTCGCTCTGACGGCGTATCTAGTGTACGCGATGCTTCGCCCTGAGAAGCTGTAACCAGTACCGCTGCAATATGAATTCAAACGCTATTATCCAAATCGGCCTGTTTTCACTGATAATCATCATATCCAGCGTGCCGCTTGGGCTGTATATGGCAAAGGTGTTTGCGGGCGAGCGCACCTTCATGGATCCGCTGTTCACTCCAGCCGAGCGCCTGATCTACCGGGTGGGTGGAGTTGATCCAAAGACCGAGCAGACATGGATAGGCTATGCCGTGTCGCTGCTGTTGTTCAGCCTGGTCGGAATGATTACTCTCTACGCGCTGCAGCGCCTACAGGGGGTTTTACCGCTAAATCCGCAAGGTTTCGGAGCGCTATCGCAGGATTTAGCATTCAACACTGCAGCGAGCTTCACGACGAACACAAACTGGCAAGCCTATTCGGGCGAATCTACCATGAGCTACCTGACGCAGATGGTTGGACTTGCCTTTCATAACTTCGTATCGGCGGCAGCTGGTCTCGCGCTTGCGATCGCAGTTATTCGGGGATTCGTGCGGCGCAATGCCAAGACGATAGGTAACTTCTGGTATGACCTCACCCGCGCCACGCTATGGGTGCTGATCCCACTTTGCCTGGTCTTCACTCTTGTCCTGATCTGGCAAGGAGTACCTCAGAATTTTAGTCCTTACACCCAGGTCAAGACGGTAGAGAAAGGAACTCAGACGATCGCGCAGGGGCCCGTCGCTTCTCAGATCGCGATCAAGCAGCTTGGCACAAACGGAGGCGGATTCTTCAATGCCAATTCGGCGCATCCCTATGAGAATCCAACGCCGCTGACCAATCTACTTGAAACGATCGCGATATTCCTGCTGGGAGCCGCGCTGACTCACACCTTCGGCGCAATGGCCGGTGATCGGCGACAAGGATGGGCGCTCTTTTCTGCTATGGGGCTGCTCTTTCTGATGGGCGTGTTCGTTTGTAATTGGGCAGAGCAAAGAGGCAATCCCCAGTTCGCTGCCATGGGAGTCGATGAATCTGCTACCGCGGCCCAAAGCGGCGGCAACATGGAAGGCAAGGAAGTCCGGTTCGGAATCGTTGATTCCGCGATCTGGGCGACCGCAACCACCGATGCCTCGAACGGTTCCGTCAATGCAATGCACGACAGTTTCACGCCGATAGGCGGTCTGGTGCCGCTATTCAATCTGCATCTCGGTGAAGTCGTGTTTGGCGGCGTAGGCACAGGGCTCGCCGGCATGATCGTGATGGCGGTCCTTACAGTGTTTATCGCTGGCCTGATGGTTGGCCGGACGCCTGAGTATCTGGGTAAGAAAATTCAAGCTCGT is a window encoding:
- a CDS encoding F0F1 ATP synthase subunit C codes for the protein MTVQMLSIIGAVIAVAVGSISPALAEGRAIVAAMEGIARQPEAAGSLSRTLFVGLAMIETMAIYCLVVALLLLFANPFAVK
- the atpF gene encoding F0F1 ATP synthase subunit B, which gives rise to MSFSWWTFALQAANFLVLVWLLQRFLFKPVKTIVARRKEEISRALSEVSAQKETVEQLKLETEHRKAQLESERQQLLDQARAQASAERQKVIDEAHGEAKKIRDQSLARLEQERTAASTELYQQSANLATNLAEHLLRESTDDSIEHQFLGRVTAYLDRMPPQERATLLAGSNPESLIVTTAHPLVAQQQTEWRAQLMKRLGTEVKIEFQDDTNLVAGTVLTFPHAILRFNWRDSLAAAMKELRRNEHPD
- a CDS encoding F0F1 ATP synthase subunit alpha, yielding MSTLIESVSTRLLKAQDAIDRLKIEPQLDMIGRVERIGDDVASVRGLPDARLGELLLFECADGAEPVAGIVLTLDPDLIGCALLSSAGAVAAGSLVRGTGTVARVPVGEMLLGRTVNALGVALDGGAAIEAKSFEPVERPAPAIVDRDFVNTALNTGLIVIDAMVPLGRGQRELIIGDRETGKTAVAIDTMINQRDTEVICVYCAVGQKTSSVNQVIDAVEKYGAPQRCIFVYAPADDPPGVQWLAPYAACSMAEYFSEHGGDALLIIDDLSKHAVIYRQLSLLLRNPPAREAYPGDIFYIHSRLLERAAKLSRARGGGSLTALPIAATEEGNLSAYIPTNLISITDGQIVLDPRLFHEGQKPAVNVGRSVSRVGGKTQSPAMRKLAETLRLEYAQFLELEIFTRFGGMIDERTHAIIEHGRRIRAVLTQPQYEPLSLAHQVALLIAIDEKLIDRIPLDRAQDLRRQVGEWLNGKGIECGRRINSTGDLDQDSRRELASAVAAMAGRLSVGAAG
- a CDS encoding FoF1 ATP synthase subunit gamma encodes the protein MAQEREIATRLRSLDELKNIVAAIRAIAASQMQQALRSLEAIRKYSEMIREALSDAAELLPGARAPAQRSGNTKSAIIVFCAEHGLCGGFNEQLLQHLTKIGAKPFVLIVVGSRGGQISHERGLKPDLVLPMATHCAGVTAAARRVAAEVYSRFSDGRITELEVIYAQNAGSQFARIEQRRLLPLEAPPIGKRPLPMPPLINLSPQLLFDDIVGEYFFASLENAAMQSFFSENSTRFRTMEAAHQNIGNKSEDLTKLARRLRQEAVTTEILDLISGAEALSST
- a CDS encoding methyltransferase domain-containing protein, whose protein sequence is MAPVSLELDTKQLAEEYERISLERQFRTGKRLIAEIGINPGDTVLDIGAGTGLLAEYVATLVGPQGRVVGIDPLPMRIEIANQKSHSRLSFRVADANDLGEFSENEFDVAYMNAVFHWLPDKRGPLRQVLRVLKEGGRLGLATGIKGNANPLHGIRERIMKRPPYNQYPQAAGPVTYRVTPDELRDLLTEAGFTIARLETRSRDYPEASPEELIRFSEASSFGNFLGHLPVELRAAARADIKAELAIDPPSHNLRHGILAVAIKP
- a CDS encoding MFS transporter produces the protein MALSIIAFVSIIPDAADEHEHLFGARREGLYFASWSFANKAATGMGVLIAGLLLQLVNFPAHLAERGAAAALPERTVAWLGFAGGPGAALFSIGGIALMLLCRINKQSHTQIIADLAARKRAPETLDSIRA
- a CDS encoding mannitol dehydrogenase family protein — its product is MTPMYLSRATLAALPATIARPRFDPAKVSRGIVHLGFGGFHRAHMERYTHDLMERRGDAAEWGIVGVGLLAADLRVRDALAPQDALYTLVERQDGDETATVIGSACEVIFAGESSRAALEVIDDPAIRIVSLTVTENGYCRNAETRTLDRDHPFIVHDLAHPDAPRSAIGILVEAYRRRMAAHARAFTALTCDNIQHNGIVLRDAVLTLAGWRDRALADWIEANAAFPSTMVDRITPVTTPAQIEDFTARFYLVDRWPIFCERFRQWVIEDNFVAGRPAWEDVGAQFVADVAPYEFMKLRLLNASHLAIAGLGRLMNYSYIDETIRDPALRSYMSALMDRETGPTLPAVPGVDLDGYKAQLIERFGNVAIKDTVDRVNADAPINLLLEPIRDRLAAGASVDLLALALAAWMRRVTGVDESGKPISVVHPMADLLREQATAGGPDPRPLLSIRKLFGDLIDHGAFVTTLKTWLTSLFTDGAAATLSNARRMLSF
- a CDS encoding alpha/beta hydrolase, which encodes MPKTKSDVEIYYETRGSSGIPLLFVQGFTWQLIGWREGFCQKFVDRGAFVILYDNRDVGLSQKFGGPDEYDGGYSLEDMATDGFAVLDDLGLASAHVIGASMGGMIAQIMALSQPSRVRSLNLIYTAPSLDMGYFVQPDKQEPIELLGKRFERAEALEKFIERERASASTAYPYDEDWVRELGTRGYDRCYAPEGVLRQLAAMIRWKSTPEALGGLEMPSSIIHGRADGRIKVEAALDLGRLLKTSELHIFPGLGHEIPEPLWDEFATIIMRTAARA
- the kdpA gene encoding potassium-transporting ATPase subunit KdpA, with amino-acid sequence MNSNAIIQIGLFSLIIIISSVPLGLYMAKVFAGERTFMDPLFTPAERLIYRVGGVDPKTEQTWIGYAVSLLLFSLVGMITLYALQRLQGVLPLNPQGFGALSQDLAFNTAASFTTNTNWQAYSGESTMSYLTQMVGLAFHNFVSAAAGLALAIAVIRGFVRRNAKTIGNFWYDLTRATLWVLIPLCLVFTLVLIWQGVPQNFSPYTQVKTVEKGTQTIAQGPVASQIAIKQLGTNGGGFFNANSAHPYENPTPLTNLLETIAIFLLGAALTHTFGAMAGDRRQGWALFSAMGLLFLMGVFVCNWAEQRGNPQFAAMGVDESATAAQSGGNMEGKEVRFGIVDSAIWATATTDASNGSVNAMHDSFTPIGGLVPLFNLHLGEVVFGGVGTGLAGMIVMAVLTVFIAGLMVGRTPEYLGKKIQAREMKLAMLYILIFPAIILLPTALAVVTKPGLAGIANPGPHGFSEILYAYSSGAANNGSAFGGLSANTPFYNWTIGFVMLFGRFMMMIPVLAIAGSLVGKKSVPVSAGTFPTTGPLFVVLLVAVVLIVGALTFFASWALGPIVEHFAMLAGHLY